A genomic window from Sphingobacterium spiritivorum includes:
- a CDS encoding MBL fold metallo-hydrolase, which translates to MIQANSLFEGSFSVDSSKKFIPFDKNKDDPKDRPGSMFVHVHPFLIESSAGLILCDAGLGQTDNAGNLIIHNNIRRLGFEPSDVKFVLMSHLHKDHTGGMVEFRDGVGRIAFPEAEYIVQRGEWEDAFSGNSSSYKTDIFDVIQRSGNLVLVEGDGIVNNEISYERNGGHTPHHQVFHIETGGEHYFFGGDVLPEPEEIFHNYIAKYDYDGRKAKDLRQEYWEEGAPNDWVFLFYHSKSIAVGRSQQKEDGSYKLVEAR; encoded by the coding sequence ATGATACAGGCAAATTCGCTTTTTGAAGGCTCTTTTTCAGTTGATTCCTCTAAAAAATTTATTCCGTTTGATAAAAATAAGGACGATCCCAAAGACAGACCGGGATCTATGTTTGTCCATGTTCATCCCTTTCTGATCGAGTCTTCAGCAGGCTTGATTCTGTGTGATGCAGGATTGGGACAGACAGACAATGCCGGAAATCTGATCATTCATAATAATATACGCAGACTTGGTTTTGAACCTTCCGATGTCAAATTTGTGCTGATGTCTCATCTCCATAAAGATCACACAGGCGGTATGGTTGAATTCAGGGATGGCGTTGGCAGGATTGCATTTCCTGAAGCCGAATATATTGTACAACGCGGAGAGTGGGAAGATGCCTTTAGCGGTAATTCTTCCTCTTACAAAACGGATATCTTTGATGTAATTCAACGGAGTGGAAATCTGGTGTTGGTGGAAGGAGACGGGATTGTGAATAATGAGATCAGTTATGAGCGTAACGGAGGGCATACACCTCATCATCAGGTGTTTCATATTGAAACAGGTGGTGAGCATTATTTCTTTGGTGGTGACGTGCTTCCTGAACCTGAGGAAATTTTTCATAATTATATTGCAAAGTATGATTATGACGGAAGGAAAGCAAAAGACTTACGTCAGGAATATTGGGAAGAAGGTGCTCCGAATGACTGGGTATTTCTGTTTTATCACTCCAAGAGTATCGCTGTCGGAAGAAGCCAGCAGAAAGAAGACGGTTCCTACAAACTGGTAGAAGCCAGATAA
- a CDS encoding cation:proton antiporter regulatory subunit: MSIVRESDLIGIGKKYQIETDAGDSMVVVIHDDGRRELYRYDVEENESRCVMTLTDEESRQVAGIIGGLSYKPKALETIEVALDDLIIEWYKVVGTDVSCNKTIGELAVRKNTGASIIAGIRDTDTVINPGPDYEISPGTTLVIAGKRSNIKALKEILH; the protein is encoded by the coding sequence ATGTCAATTGTAAGAGAATCTGATCTTATTGGTATCGGTAAAAAGTATCAAATAGAAACGGATGCTGGAGACAGTATGGTTGTAGTTATTCATGATGATGGTCGAAGAGAACTCTATCGTTATGATGTGGAAGAGAATGAGTCTCGCTGTGTGATGACCCTTACCGATGAAGAGTCAAGACAGGTTGCAGGTATTATCGGAGGATTATCCTACAAGCCTAAGGCTTTGGAGACTATTGAAGTCGCATTAGATGACTTGATTATAGAATGGTACAAAGTCGTAGGGACAGATGTGAGCTGTAATAAAACAATCGGAGAACTGGCTGTCCGTAAAAATACAGGAGCCAGTATTATTGCAGGTATCAGAGATACAGATACTGTTATTAATCCGGGACCCGATTATGAGATCAGTCCGGGTACCACTTTGGTTATTGCCGGAAAACGAAGTAATATCAAAGCCCTTAAAGAAATATTACATTAA
- a CDS encoding cation:proton antiporter, with protein sequence MLSTTLILEIGIAVGLVAIVGFIANKLKFSVIPFFILIGMVLGQHAPQFGIVDLTFTESKPFIDFMGRLGVLFLLFYLGLEFSVGRLIKSGKSIVTGGTVYVLLNFISGLLIGWLMDMPFKETMVLCGIMTSSSTAIVAKVLTDLKRTANPETEVIMGMIMFDDLFIAMHISFLSGLILTGSSSFWTVAGTSLLALGFILVFLIVGRKLVPAIDKLLQVKSSELFILLIFALLFLVAGFSETIHVAEAIGALMAGLVLADSQYIKKIEAMVLPYKDFFGAMFFFSFGLSIDMMSLGGAVMWAAIAAVVTIAGNLVSGYFASKFSGMKPRVSFDIGFTLSARGEFSIIMANIGKAGGLLPVLQSFVVVYVLILSIVSPLFTKESRNIWNKLFGKDQIQAKPVKKLSDLEGNQEA encoded by the coding sequence ATGCTATCTACTACCCTTATTTTAGAAATCGGTATCGCTGTTGGTCTTGTTGCAATTGTTGGTTTTATTGCAAACAAGCTGAAGTTCTCGGTTATACCTTTTTTTATATTGATAGGGATGGTATTAGGGCAGCATGCCCCCCAGTTTGGAATAGTGGATCTGACATTTACCGAGAGTAAGCCTTTCATTGATTTTATGGGGCGTCTCGGTGTGCTGTTTCTCTTGTTTTATCTGGGTTTGGAATTTTCGGTCGGGAGATTGATCAAGTCGGGCAAATCCATTGTTACCGGAGGGACAGTATATGTACTGCTTAATTTTATATCCGGATTGCTTATAGGATGGCTGATGGATATGCCTTTCAAAGAAACAATGGTTCTTTGCGGGATTATGACCAGTTCTTCTACTGCCATTGTAGCAAAAGTATTGACTGATCTGAAGCGTACCGCCAATCCGGAGACGGAGGTAATTATGGGTATGATCATGTTTGATGATCTGTTTATAGCCATGCATATCTCGTTTCTTTCGGGATTGATTTTGACAGGAAGCAGTTCATTCTGGACTGTAGCTGGTACTTCCCTGCTGGCACTGGGTTTTATTCTGGTGTTCCTCATCGTAGGGCGTAAGCTTGTACCTGCAATTGATAAGTTGTTGCAGGTAAAATCCTCTGAATTATTTATCCTGCTGATCTTTGCATTACTGTTTCTGGTTGCGGGATTTTCAGAAACAATCCACGTTGCAGAGGCTATCGGAGCATTAATGGCCGGATTGGTACTGGCAGATTCGCAATACATCAAAAAAATCGAAGCCATGGTGCTGCCTTATAAAGATTTCTTTGGTGCGATGTTCTTCTTTAGTTTTGGACTGTCAATAGATATGATGTCGCTGGGAGGAGCAGTGATGTGGGCCGCAATAGCAGCAGTTGTTACGATAGCGGGCAACTTAGTCTCCGGATATTTTGCTTCTAAATTTTCAGGAATGAAACCACGTGTTTCGTTTGATATTGGTTTTACATTATCTGCAAGAGGTGAATTCTCTATTATAATGGCGAATATTGGTAAAGCAGGGGGATTGCTCCCTGTTCTGCAGTCTTTTGTTGTTGTTTATGTACTGATCTTATCCATTGTTTCTCCTTTATTTACAAAGGAATCCAGAAATATATGGAACAAATTATTTGGTAAGGATCAGATACAGGCTAAGCCAGTCAAGAAATTAAGCGATCTGGAAGGGAATCAGGAGGCATAA
- a CDS encoding metal-sulfur cluster assembly factor, protein MSIIFLDRLNLGPEIQKVLETIYDPELKPANIVDLGLIYEVITKEDGTAKIVMTLTAPGCPVAGEIMDEVQRKVAGIEGVKEALVELTFDPPWTKDMMTEEAKLELGFL, encoded by the coding sequence ATGAGTATCATTTTTTTAGACAGATTAAATCTGGGTCCGGAGATTCAGAAGGTACTGGAGACCATTTATGATCCGGAATTGAAACCAGCCAACATTGTAGATCTGGGATTGATCTATGAAGTTATCACAAAAGAGGACGGTACCGCTAAGATCGTCATGACACTGACAGCTCCGGGTTGTCCTGTGGCAGGAGAAATTATGGATGAGGTTCAACGCAAAGTGGCCGGAATAGAAGGTGTAAAAGAAGCGTTGGTAGAATTGACCTTTGATCCGCCATGGACTAAAGACATGATGACTGAAGAAGCAAAACTGGAACTGGGGTTTCTATAG
- a CDS encoding glycosyltransferase family 4 protein — translation MRILIIHNHYQDLGGEDTVFHQEALAMQETDDVFTLTFTNKKGIKGLFQFLLSPWNIFAAQKVKRKIKEVNPDIIHFHNTQYACGPLAIRYAKKSGKALVMSLHNFRLLCPSATLFYRNRLFTDSINQHFPWIAVRNKVLDHSLLKTFWTAFSYWLHRKTGTWNLVDRYMVLAEFSRKLFISSTLPVDHNKFVVKPNFFDPLTLTQPANREDHFLYIGRLSSEKGIINLLQALSGTPVKLKIAGTGPQLPEVQELVAHHPNLTYLGLLSKSEIAHELATCRALLVPSVCYEGGVPITILEAMSYYTPVLASNIGAIPDIIKPGETGFLFDPQTAESILESIAQLNLLSAEQHKDLVQQAYEIYERHFTRDIVIRKLRSEYQNLIAFKS, via the coding sequence TTGCGTATTCTAATTATTCATAATCATTATCAGGATCTTGGAGGAGAAGACACGGTCTTCCATCAGGAAGCGTTGGCGATGCAGGAAACCGATGATGTATTCACATTGACCTTTACTAATAAAAAAGGTATAAAAGGATTATTTCAATTTCTGCTGAGCCCCTGGAATATTTTTGCAGCACAAAAAGTAAAGAGGAAAATAAAAGAAGTAAATCCGGATATTATCCACTTTCACAATACACAATATGCCTGTGGTCCGCTAGCCATACGCTATGCAAAAAAAAGTGGAAAAGCCTTGGTGATGTCTTTGCATAACTTCAGATTGCTATGCCCCTCAGCTACTCTTTTTTACAGAAACAGATTATTCACGGATAGTATCAATCAGCATTTTCCATGGATCGCAGTCCGGAATAAAGTGTTGGATCATTCCCTCTTGAAGACATTCTGGACAGCATTCAGCTATTGGCTTCATCGCAAGACGGGGACCTGGAATTTGGTAGACCGGTATATGGTATTGGCCGAATTCTCAAGAAAACTGTTTATCAGCAGTACCTTACCCGTGGATCATAACAAGTTTGTAGTGAAACCAAACTTCTTTGATCCGCTAACGCTTACACAGCCAGCAAACAGAGAGGACCACTTTCTTTATATCGGTCGTCTGTCTTCTGAAAAGGGCATCATCAATCTGCTTCAGGCACTTTCCGGAACCCCCGTGAAATTAAAAATTGCAGGTACAGGTCCGCAGTTACCTGAGGTGCAGGAACTCGTAGCTCATCATCCCAATCTGACTTATCTGGGCTTACTCAGTAAGTCCGAAATAGCACATGAACTGGCGACATGCCGGGCATTGCTGGTTCCTTCGGTATGCTATGAAGGAGGTGTTCCGATTACCATATTGGAGGCCATGAGCTATTATACTCCTGTATTGGCAAGTAATATTGGCGCTATTCCGGATATCATAAAACCAGGAGAAACAGGCTTTTTATTCGATCCGCAGACAGCAGAATCGATACTGGAAAGCATAGCTCAGCTTAATCTATTATCAGCAGAGCAGCACAAAGATCTGGTGCAACAGGCCTATGAGATATATGAAAGACATTTCACTCGTGACATTGTGATTAGAAAACTGCGCTCAGAATATCAAAACCTTATAGCATTTAAGTCGTAA
- a CDS encoding polyprenyl synthetase family protein, whose product MNTTLTLSRYVQEALTSAVFPQEPANMYDPIRYILTLKGKQVRPVLTLMGAQLFGEEDMEKVVPAALAIEYFHNFSLIHDDIMDKAPLRRGQLTVHEKWNDSVAILSGDGLLVKAYEQVAKCPKENLLDLLTTFNKVATEVCEGQQLDMDFESLDQVTEDEYLHMIRLKTSVLLGGALRMGAIIAQASLEQQEFIYDFGVNVGIAFQLQDDILDVYGDPETFGKQVGGDIIANKKTFLLIKLLEHASDTDLAHIQNLLTADLEQEPDKVQLMKQFYAKYDISTLANRKKEYFTTLAFDTLAKINVPSERKAELIKLAENLLNRIQ is encoded by the coding sequence ATGAATACAACTTTAACTCTTTCCCGTTACGTTCAAGAAGCACTTACCTCTGCGGTTTTTCCGCAGGAACCCGCTAATATGTACGATCCTATCCGCTATATCCTGACTTTAAAAGGTAAACAGGTACGACCTGTACTTACATTGATGGGGGCTCAGCTATTCGGTGAAGAAGATATGGAAAAGGTAGTGCCTGCTGCTTTAGCCATAGAGTATTTTCATAATTTTTCACTCATCCATGATGATATTATGGATAAGGCTCCGCTGAGAAGAGGACAGCTGACCGTACATGAAAAATGGAATGATAGTGTCGCGATTCTTTCGGGAGACGGCTTATTGGTCAAGGCTTATGAACAAGTAGCCAAATGTCCTAAAGAGAATCTGTTGGATCTGCTTACAACCTTCAATAAAGTAGCCACTGAAGTTTGTGAAGGACAGCAACTGGATATGGATTTTGAATCTTTGGATCAGGTGACGGAGGACGAATATCTGCATATGATCAGACTCAAAACTTCGGTATTACTCGGAGGGGCACTCCGTATGGGAGCAATCATTGCACAGGCTTCGCTTGAGCAGCAGGAATTTATTTATGACTTCGGAGTAAATGTAGGTATTGCATTTCAGCTTCAGGATGATATTCTGGATGTGTATGGAGATCCCGAAACATTTGGTAAACAAGTCGGGGGAGATATCATCGCAAATAAAAAGACATTTTTGCTGATTAAGTTACTGGAACATGCTTCCGACACAGATCTTGCTCATATTCAGAATCTTTTGACTGCAGATCTTGAACAGGAACCGGACAAGGTGCAATTAATGAAACAATTTTACGCTAAATACGATATTTCAACGTTAGCTAATAGAAAGAAAGAATATTTTACAACGCTCGCTTTTGATACATTAGCAAAAATCAATGTACCTTCAGAAAGAAAGGCAGAGTTGATCAAATTAGCAGAGAATCTATTGAACCGAATTCAATAA
- a CDS encoding amidohydrolase: protein METIKITIFQAYLFWENVEKNLNNLELRLSSLREKTDLILLPEMFNTGFTNNVEKCAETMDGPTMHWLYEMSKKFDCVVAGSLIIQEEGKYYNRFVWMSPNGSFVKYDKRHLFGMAGEDQYFEPGNQRVILQLKGWKICPMICYDLRFPVWSRNQNEAYDLLVYIASWPDKRSGHWRSLIPARAIENQAFVIGVNRVGYDGNEIYYSGGSMCISPMGDVVYYKPEDEDLYTFTLNPKDLITARAEFPFLKDGDDFLLK from the coding sequence ATGGAGACAATAAAGATTACTATTTTTCAAGCATATTTATTTTGGGAGAATGTAGAGAAGAACCTGAACAACCTGGAACTTAGGTTATCTTCACTACGTGAGAAGACGGATTTGATCTTATTGCCGGAAATGTTCAACACAGGATTTACAAATAATGTGGAAAAATGTGCGGAAACCATGGATGGCCCTACTATGCATTGGCTTTATGAAATGTCTAAGAAATTTGATTGTGTAGTTGCAGGATCTCTTATTATACAGGAAGAAGGAAAGTATTATAACCGGTTTGTATGGATGTCTCCGAACGGAAGTTTTGTCAAATACGATAAAAGACATCTTTTCGGTATGGCTGGTGAAGATCAGTATTTTGAGCCTGGCAATCAGCGTGTTATTTTGCAGCTAAAGGGTTGGAAGATCTGTCCGATGATCTGTTATGACCTTCGCTTCCCGGTATGGTCACGCAATCAGAATGAAGCATACGATTTATTGGTATATATAGCCAGCTGGCCGGATAAGCGTTCGGGACATTGGAGAAGTCTGATCCCGGCGAGAGCTATTGAAAATCAGGCTTTTGTGATCGGTGTCAACCGGGTTGGTTATGATGGAAATGAAATCTATTATTCCGGCGGTTCTATGTGTATTTCACCAATGGGAGATGTGGTCTATTACAAACCTGAAGATGAGGATCTGTATACATTCACACTAAACCCTAAAGATCTCATTACAGCAAGAGCTGAATTTCCGTTTCTGAAAGACGGAGATGATTTCTTACTTAAATAA
- a CDS encoding MarR family winged helix-turn-helix transcriptional regulator, with product MITNEAIYTEDFFNFLTGKATTALTRRLQQNLKESGINITAEQWSILYNLWQEEGLTQQELANRTFRDKPSVTRLINNLEKLNLVIRVNDRGDRRSNLIYLTKSGRQIKHKGLEQASKTISEALTGVSPEAIHSAHDTLSKVYVNLK from the coding sequence ATGATTACCAATGAGGCTATTTACACAGAAGATTTTTTTAATTTTCTGACGGGTAAGGCGACAACCGCCCTTACCAGAAGATTGCAGCAAAACCTGAAAGAATCGGGGATTAATATCACCGCAGAACAATGGAGCATTCTTTACAACCTGTGGCAGGAAGAGGGCCTGACACAGCAAGAACTGGCAAACCGCACCTTTCGGGATAAGCCCAGTGTGACCAGGTTGATCAACAATCTGGAAAAACTGAATTTAGTGATCAGAGTGAATGACAGGGGAGATCGAAGATCTAACTTAATCTACCTGACTAAATCCGGTCGTCAAATAAAGCATAAGGGTCTGGAGCAGGCTTCAAAGACGATTTCTGAAGCATTGACGGGGGTGTCGCCGGAAGCGATTCACAGCGCTCACGATACACTTTCCAAGGTATACGTCAACCTCAAGTAA
- a CDS encoding FMN-binding glutamate synthase family protein produces MPVRNLIIGTIALVNFIIISFGLIFTSNWFWLLIIPFPMLLIAVYHTIQTKHAILKNYPLVGYFRFFFESIRPEMRQYFWESDTDGRPFSRRQRSIVYQRAKNERETVAFGMQSDPNAIGNEWVAHSVFPCHINNHDLRTTVGNSQCKQPYSLSVFNISAMSYGALSKTAITALNKGAGLQNFAHNTGEGGISEYHVNGGDLIWQVGTGYFGCRNEDGKFDDKLFEEKSNRPYVKMIELKLSQGAKPGHGGILPAAKNTPEIAAIRHVIPGTDVMSPPAHSAFSTPEEMMLFIQHMRDLSNGKPIGFKICIGDKQEFIDICHAMQITQIVPDFISIDGSEGGTGAAPLEFTDNLGMPLYDALTFVTKTLIAFGLKKHIKILVSSRIVTGFDLLKAIALGADACYSARGMMFALGCIQALKCNEDVCPVGVATQKPNLYKGLDVENKYVRVAQFHRNTLRATVEIMEACGFKTLNDVSADKFFRKVDNRTTMSFEEIYFGSEGKLINSHTDFAPKVFN; encoded by the coding sequence ATGCCTGTTAGAAATCTAATCATCGGAACCATTGCTTTAGTTAATTTCATTATCATTTCCTTTGGACTGATTTTCACCTCCAACTGGTTTTGGTTATTAATTATTCCATTTCCAATGTTACTGATCGCTGTGTACCACACGATCCAAACTAAACATGCTATTTTGAAAAACTATCCATTAGTTGGATATTTCAGATTTTTCTTCGAATCTATTCGTCCCGAAATGAGACAATATTTTTGGGAATCAGATACCGATGGTCGTCCTTTCAGCAGACGTCAGCGTTCTATCGTGTATCAACGTGCAAAGAATGAACGGGAGACGGTAGCCTTCGGAATGCAGAGTGATCCCAATGCTATTGGCAATGAATGGGTAGCACACTCCGTATTCCCATGCCACATCAATAATCACGACCTGCGCACTACAGTTGGTAACTCACAATGTAAACAACCTTACAGTCTTAGTGTATTTAATATCTCTGCCATGAGTTACGGTGCATTAAGTAAAACAGCCATTACTGCACTGAATAAAGGAGCCGGGTTACAAAACTTTGCACATAATACAGGTGAGGGAGGTATCAGCGAGTATCACGTAAATGGCGGAGATCTGATCTGGCAGGTCGGAACAGGTTATTTCGGATGCCGTAATGAGGACGGTAAATTTGATGATAAGCTTTTTGAAGAGAAATCAAACCGTCCTTATGTCAAAATGATTGAGTTAAAACTATCTCAGGGAGCTAAACCAGGTCACGGTGGTATCCTGCCCGCAGCCAAAAACACACCTGAGATCGCAGCGATCCGTCATGTCATACCGGGTACCGATGTAATGTCGCCTCCCGCACACAGTGCATTTTCTACACCGGAAGAAATGATGTTGTTCATTCAGCACATGCGCGATCTTTCAAATGGTAAACCAATCGGTTTTAAAATATGTATAGGTGACAAGCAAGAGTTCATTGATATCTGTCACGCTATGCAGATTACTCAGATTGTACCGGACTTTATCTCTATAGACGGATCCGAAGGTGGTACAGGTGCAGCACCTCTGGAATTCACCGATAATCTTGGTATGCCTTTATATGACGCACTCACATTTGTCACTAAGACATTAATTGCATTCGGTCTGAAGAAACATATCAAAATTTTGGTCTCGAGCCGTATTGTAACAGGTTTTGACTTACTCAAAGCTATTGCTCTGGGAGCAGATGCATGTTACAGCGCCAGAGGAATGATGTTTGCCCTGGGCTGTATACAAGCATTGAAATGTAACGAAGATGTGTGTCCGGTAGGAGTTGCAACACAAAAACCGAATCTTTACAAAGGATTGGATGTAGAAAATAAATATGTACGTGTAGCGCAGTTCCATCGCAATACATTACGCGCAACTGTTGAAATTATGGAGGCCTGTGGTTTCAAAACATTAAACGATGTTTCAGCAGACAAGTTTTTCCGTAAAGTGGATAACAGAACCACAATGAGTTTTGAAGAGATCTATTTTGGATCGGAAGGAAAACTAATCAACAGTCATACTGATTTTGCTCCTAAAGTGTTCAACTAA
- a CDS encoding Rossmann-like and DUF2520 domain-containing protein: MKIVILGSGNVANHFALRFEQLGYQIVQVYSRHKANAQALALRFNAIATDDLNTVDPLADLYVIAVSDEAIPEVAAHLSTDINGIVVHTSGATDLSILQAFMHSGVLYPVQSISKNIETDFTQIPIGVEASSPSTMESLWKIAKALSPRVFECNSKQRMALHVSAVIVNNFSNILYQLSYEIMQDNNLSFELLLPIIQETAKKVQNMPPIDGQTGPAIRNDNITINKHLNFLRENPSLQTIYQQLTLEIAKRRDK, encoded by the coding sequence ATGAAAATCGTAATCCTCGGAAGCGGCAATGTGGCTAATCATTTTGCCCTTCGCTTTGAGCAGTTAGGATATCAGATCGTACAGGTATATAGTCGTCATAAAGCCAATGCTCAAGCATTGGCTTTACGCTTTAATGCAATTGCTACAGATGATCTGAATACCGTTGATCCGCTTGCAGATCTTTATGTGATTGCTGTAAGTGACGAAGCCATTCCTGAGGTGGCAGCACATTTGTCCACTGATATCAACGGAATCGTAGTTCACACATCCGGAGCTACGGACTTAAGCATTTTACAGGCATTTATGCACTCAGGAGTGTTGTATCCTGTACAGAGCATTTCTAAAAATATAGAAACAGATTTCACACAGATTCCGATTGGAGTAGAAGCCAGCAGCCCCAGTACTATGGAGAGCTTGTGGAAAATTGCGAAAGCCTTATCGCCTCGGGTATTCGAATGCAATAGTAAACAACGCATGGCCCTGCATGTATCAGCGGTAATCGTAAATAACTTCTCAAACATTCTTTATCAACTCTCCTATGAAATAATGCAGGATAATAATTTATCTTTTGAACTTCTGCTTCCGATTATACAGGAGACTGCTAAAAAAGTACAAAATATGCCGCCAATTGACGGGCAAACCGGTCCGGCAATACGAAATGACAATATTACGATAAATAAGCATTTAAACTTTCTCAGAGAGAATCCTTCCCTGCAAACAATCTATCAACAATTGACATTGGAAATTGCCAAAAGAAGAGACAAGTAA